One part of the Desulfonema ishimotonii genome encodes these proteins:
- the wecB gene encoding non-hydrolyzing UDP-N-acetylglucosamine 2-epimerase: MNNPAKISVIFGTRPEAVKLAPVILKLKADSRFLCHVCITAQHREMLDQVLKVFNIVPDCDLDLMQKNQTLSGLTSRAIEAIDGYLSKEKPDMVLVQGDTTTVFCAALSAFYHRIPLGHVEAGLRTGNMYSPWPEEANRVLASRLCSLHFAPTETNRQNLLKEGIASDKIFITGNTVIDALLLALEKVKNDSTEIPGLPPDICSGGNGQPMVLITGHRRESFGSGFESVCRAIAELAHRFPATRFVYPVHLNPNVREPVQRILGKAELKNVHLVGPLPYLPFVRLMNRSTFILTDSGGIQEEATGLGKPVLVMRDTTERSEALSAGTARLVGTDRRLIVESAAFLLENPTAHRDMSRTHNPYGNGDAADRILSAMHSFFSNTTGMNRPEPGPAAQVKRL, from the coding sequence ATGAATAATCCGGCAAAAATATCAGTCATATTCGGCACTCGGCCGGAAGCGGTCAAATTGGCCCCGGTGATACTGAAGTTGAAAGCAGATTCCCGTTTTCTGTGCCATGTCTGTATCACCGCACAGCACCGGGAAATGCTGGATCAGGTTCTGAAGGTTTTCAATATCGTACCGGACTGTGACCTTGATCTGATGCAGAAAAATCAGACGTTAAGCGGCCTGACGTCCCGCGCCATTGAGGCAATTGACGGATATTTAAGTAAAGAAAAACCGGATATGGTTCTGGTTCAGGGAGATACGACTACTGTTTTCTGCGCGGCCTTGTCTGCATTTTATCACCGGATTCCTTTGGGGCATGTGGAAGCCGGGCTGCGTACAGGAAATATGTATTCTCCCTGGCCTGAAGAAGCCAACCGGGTGCTTGCATCCCGCCTGTGTTCGCTCCATTTCGCCCCGACGGAGACAAACAGGCAAAATCTTCTTAAAGAAGGCATTGCTTCGGACAAAATCTTCATCACAGGCAATACGGTTATTGATGCCCTGCTTCTGGCTCTGGAAAAAGTAAAAAACGATTCAACGGAAATTCCGGGCCTGCCTCCGGATATCTGTTCCGGCGGAAACGGCCAGCCGATGGTTCTGATTACCGGACACCGGCGAGAAAGTTTCGGTTCGGGGTTTGAGTCCGTCTGCCGCGCAATTGCGGAACTGGCACACCGTTTTCCGGCAACCCGTTTTGTCTATCCGGTCCACCTGAATCCCAATGTCCGGGAACCGGTGCAGCGCATTCTGGGAAAAGCTGAACTGAAAAATGTCCATCTTGTGGGACCGCTGCCATATCTGCCCTTTGTCCGTCTGATGAACCGCTCGACATTCATCCTGACCGATTCCGGTGGCATTCAGGAAGAGGCAACCGGCCTAGGAAAACCGGTTCTGGTCATGCGCGACACCACGGAACGCAGTGAAGCTCTCAGCGCAGGAACCGCAAGGCTGGTCGGCACAGACCGGCGGCTGATTGTGGAAAGCGCCGCCTTTCTGCTGGAAAATCCGACTGCACACCGTGATATGTCCCGGACTCATAACCCTTACGGCAACGGAGATGCGGCAGACAGGATTCTTTCTGCCATGCACTCTTTTTTCAGCAATACGACCGGAATGAACAGGCCGGAACCGGGTCCGGCTGCACAGGTCAAGCGCTTATGA